A genomic stretch from Telopea speciosissima isolate NSW1024214 ecotype Mountain lineage chromosome 7, Tspe_v1, whole genome shotgun sequence includes:
- the LOC122668653 gene encoding uncharacterized protein LOC122668653 has protein sequence MAEVWRRSPVRFNDQAIRFQRWKPDFNIHEQQVLTKLVWVRFPDLSLEYWHENVLLSMAKAVGRPVALDRRTRQGLLCHFARVLVEIDAGDSSTRVEEVQVERFEPGSTKEFCFTQKVIYEDGLQRCGYCRRLGHQSSLCRQKRMDELHQQEKDREASIPGAIYVGEDGVNSVNSKSNSMGGSARKSLSQGKNSFSPNSKAPAGHEGIVVSNLVAAFEGREKSYNGMTLGENSISPQSPNLTQSGKDKDTFLNVGETPVVESIRPPSTHPSHGGGLENLPAFGVPDFAVGGGLERRDVEVGESNFNEVELVQRLDSHGSGCDQSDQEEVQGGWTQVLDRKNRDGRRNAPRGGRVGCRMATPVIGRTRRQKKAKSGVKAVDTAVEKPLVEKETASPFSPEEEALLAHVAFDRPGVYAEIPRRSNRTRTPSVRLPDPP, from the coding sequence ATGGCGGAGGTTTGGAGACGTAGCCCTGTGCGCTTCAATGATCAGGCTATCAGGTTCCAGCGTTGGAAGCCTGATTTTAATATACATGAGCAGCAAGTCCTTACCAAGCTCgtttgggtgaggttcccagaTCTGTCTCTCGAATATTGGCATGAAAACGTGCTTCTGTCCATGGCCAAGGCTGTGGGCAGGCCTGTAGCTCTTGATCGTCGTACCCGGCAGGGTCTGCTTTGCCATTTTGCTAGAGTGCTTGTTGAGATAGACGCAGGAGATTCTTCAACTCGTGTTGAAGAGGTTCAAGTAGAACGATTTGAACCTGGTTCTACCAAGGAATTTTGTTTCACTCAAAAGGTGATTTATGAGGATGGATTGCAAAGGTGCGGGTATTGTAGGAGGTTGGGACATCAAAGCTCCCTTTGTCGTCAGAAGAGGATGGATGAACttcatcaacaagagaaggacagAGAGGCGTCAATCCCTGGTGCTATCTacgttggagaagatggagttAACTCGGTTAACTCAAAGTCCAACTCGATGGGTGGATCGGCCAGAAAATCTCTCTCACAAGGCAAGAATTCATTTTCTCCTAATTCTAAGGCGCCAGCTGGTCATGAGGGGATTGTTGTTTCCAATTTGGTCGCAGCTTTTGAAGGGAGGGAGAAGTCTTATAATGGTATGACTCTTGGTGAGAATTCAATTTCTCCTCAATCTCCCAATTTGACGCAAAGTGGGaaagataaggatacatttttaAATGTTGGAGAAACTCCCGTAGTTGAGTCCATTAGGCCACCTTCTACTCATCCTTCCCATGGCGGAGGATTGGAGAACTTGCCGGCTTTTGGGGTGCCGGATTTTGCAGTTGGCGGAGGGCTTGAGAGGAGAGACGTTGAGGTTGGGGAGTCTAATTTTAATGAGGTAGAATTAGTTCAAAGATTGGATTCTCATGGGTCGGGTTGTGACCAATCTGATCAAGAGGAGGTGCAAGGCGGGTGGACTCAGGTGTTGGATCGGAAAAATCGTGATGGCCGTAGGAATGCCCCTCGAGGTGGTCGTGTGGGTTGCCGTATGGCAACTCCAGTTATTGGTAGAACTCGACGTCAAAAGAAGGCAAAGTCTGGTGTTAAAGCGGTGGACACAGCAGTAGAAAAACCTCTGGTTGAAAAGGAGACCGCATCACCCTTTTCACCAGAGGAGGAGGCTCTTTTGGCTCATGTGGCTTTTGATCGGCCTGGTGTATATGCTGAGATCCCCCGACGATCAAATAGGACAAGGACCCCCTCGGTGCGCCTCCCAGACCCCCCGTAG